A part of Neodiprion pinetum isolate iyNeoPine1 chromosome 4, iyNeoPine1.2, whole genome shotgun sequence genomic DNA contains:
- the LOC124216859 gene encoding arginine-hydroxylase NDUFAF5, mitochondrial translates to MSILKIPWMQRCGFKNDLHKLGDFLSQYVKNESKIMPPGIRRLSYTRVTYALPPNSVMNVFNRDHKLMQRERAARAEDVELYDYVKDEVGYRLSDRIFDIKRRFKKALDLGCGRGHVSKHILSDSVEELILADMCPTWLNQAQTTEGVKVEKKIVDEENMPFDPDSLDLVISCLSLHWVNDLPGCFSQIIRSLRNDGVFMAAVFGGDTLYELRSSLQLAELEREGGISPHISPFTEIRDIGSLLNRAGFTMLTVDTDEIVVGFPTMYELLWDLKGMGENNAARNRKLHLKRDTTLAAASIYEEFYGKLNEKDGSKYIPATFQIIYMLGWKPDVSQPKPLNRGTGEVSLKNLHRLDQIIKETKKVKLSDEDK, encoded by the exons ATGTCAATACTGAAAATACCTTGGATGCAGCGTTGCGGTTTTAAAAATGACCTGCACAAGCTTGGAGACTTCTTGTCACAATACGTGAAAAATGAGAGTAAAATAATGCCACCCGGTATTCGAAGGTTAAGTTACACCAGAGTAACTTACGCACTACCACCAAATAGTGTAATGAATGTTTTCAACCGTGATCATAAATTAATGCAAAGGGAACGTGCAGCTCGAGCCGAAGATGTCGAGTTATATGACTATGTAAAAGATGAGGTTGGTTACAGACTGTCAGACAGAATCTTTGACATCAAACGCAGATTTAAAAAAGCCCTCGATTTAGGTTGCGGTCGGGGCCATGTATCAAAACACATCCTCAGTGACAGCGTGGAGGAATTAATTTTGGCTGACATGTGCCCCACTTGGTTAAACCAGGCTCAAACGACCGAAGGTGTCAAAGTCGAAAAAAAGATCGTCGATGAAGAAAATATGCCTTTCGACCCCGATAGTTTAGACCTAGTTATAAGCTGTCTTAGTCTACATTGGGTCAATGATCTTCCAGGATGCTTTAGTCAAATAATACGCAGCTTAAGAAACGACGGTGTATTTATGGCTGCTGTTTTTGGTGGCGATACTCTTTACGAGCTGAG GTCTTCATTACAATTAGCAGAATTAGAACGAGAGGGTGGCATATCGCCTCACATCTCACCATTCACCGAGATCAGAGACATAGGCAGCTTATTAAATAGAGCAGGATTCACCATGTTGACCGTTGACACTGATGAAATAGTTGTCGGTTTTCCTACCATGTACGAATTATTGTGGGACTTGAAAG GAATGGGAGAGAATAATGCAGCCCGAAATCGTAAACTTCATTTGAAACGGGATACGACACTAGCAGCAGCATCAATTTATGAAGAATTTTATGGGAAATTGAATGAGAAAGATGGGTCGAAGTATATACCAGCCACATTTCAAATAATCTATATGCTTGGATGGAAGCCTGATGTTTCTCAGCCAAAACCATTGAACAGAGGAACAGGCGAGGTATCTCTTAAGAATTTGCACCGTCTCGatcaaataattaaagaaactaAGAAAGTCAAACTTAGTGATGAAGACAAATAA
- the Ufc1 gene encoding ubiquitin-fold modifier-conjugating enzyme 1 — protein sequence MRQMRLFSSRDSGLVSELRLVIMVDESTRKTLSSIPLLSTKAGPRDKELWVNRLKEEYQALIKYVQNNKGSDNDWFRLESNKEGTRWFGKCWYMHNLLKYEFDVEFDIPVTYPTTAPEIALPELDGKTAKMYRGGKICLTDHFKPLWARNVPKFGIAHAMALGLGPWLAVEIPDLIEKGVISYKDRGDE from the exons ATGAGACAGATGAGACTGTTCAGTTCTCGTGATTCTGGTTTAGTTTCAGAATTGAGGTTAGTAATTATGGTCGACGAATCTACGCGAAAAACTCTTAGCAGTATTCCTTTGCTAAGTACGAAGGCAGGGCCGCGTGATAAAGAATTATGGGTCAACAGATTGAAGGAAGAATATCAAGCTTTAATAAAG TATGTTCAGAACAATAAAGGTTCGGACAACGATTGGTTCCGGTTGGAATCTAATAAGGAAGGAACGCGATGGTTTGGAAAATGTTGGTACATGCACAATCTTCTGAAGTATGAATTCGACGTTGAATTTGAC ATACCAGTTACCTATCCTACAACAGCACCAGAGATAGCGCTGCCTGAATTGGATGGTAAGACAGCAAAAATGTACAGAGGCGGCAAAATATGTTTGACGGATCACTTTAAACCACTTTGGGCAAGAAATGTTCCCAAGTTCGGTATTGCCCACGCAATGGCTTTAGGG CTGGGCCCCTGGCTAGCAGTAGAAATTCCAGACCTAATCGAGAAGGGTGTCATAAGTTACAAGGACAGAGGAGATGAGTAA
- the dlt gene encoding codanin-1 produces the protein MANILLTNALSGRIVVEDITEWLTTDDVENSKWDSFNKSGCTQCDFLLYFLSFLRQQTKSILHGSYNARQTPNKEIQCCGATNDRSQKKNERPHRGVSLFNADANSDPDSINEDLQSMRGHARNGASAVSEQEMSPMTNTVKLNKKSQLRESDVISEGQVMFTVHRTGENQSLSITTGTKTPDKMRVDINSSDCSHIPQKTTTSTPLVKTDPPSKINKIFNGFSQHVSKADVLGLTTDANFQLCSTPDMKTLSTKKPGSYTGILENLTNSNENFDISNCLSISKNLKTTNKLTSYSRNGINDSSSSNTTSVFGDSNKDWHHLNSLNMSPGSNNSTVNESVVLNNFMIVNNNCETPISPLYISDATTPQNSKLSYSRSVERYQYSKSSPQHFNDNSPKQGFHHIQRNLKSTPRQNASLGDFISIDSRGSKKSSLRKTNTRVQSGKSSDSDGSVTDKLSITEDSFPEIGKSCGRRKRRIKPTKLDTSDDKGIRENKTFGTISRPQIVNPQFLEILQADKPDTTPFEIERDLLRLERQKQQKSTSNTSAEHVIDSCILSKTPNVKTSTEPLLTPSLQYVENRQALDILVKIYSSLLDYNLVINPMTELNFVISLITLQHSFANDKYRSVSDNHSLKERSNAVRSIIKENSLDESDDCLIDKHENSKKCANIEFLNEELGCRVLNDDNILTMDENVSLQREIEVDKVFDKLGRSSLDCKQSSCTYEGQLNVSKEKIPIPDEEYFQTIHNCIYFSTSFLNTQRVLLSLLDRTTLKLLCENNRIATFSPDLQEYLSQCYRGKLNESSRLKQHFNTFSTTEANVSFQIDTDNRENFPSLVGFQSFRKQRDLFYDVLRIWETHHLAPGWVFSIALAGKIRTLLSLHNDAVNYCHFARLFKSQLLLSCIGNDSKEEPVNDESFNFLKSLKHVDPEKLTRLRERLVTPLSSKGPVPPPSFPGVQEFYKDFILHAANPMFYAHLQDCLVHEIMELNDTQFMGSEIEDTETMVDQETKQNFITCILSLRLLAKVLGFLISLPYRCEPHSPVSVLTTQLELRSQVLPPLNLQYCLQTAIINGKLALTVPWVVKYLALLDPMSLRLPYYKTVLEMLCYIYCESKHDSRLENPLSLKVKILLKFSIGWLFELCNFPERLYFNCRISSTHRKFKPISNFSAKNLQSTLATDIERTSSDLNQSSNSGPCTDSLDIIDERILYVCCPFLAELKTLLIADHSNLNNSATIRHITPVSRGFEKPFGSTSTKQLQLQLEEAFFHGQPISTRKTVDFVSERVASSCVKHICNSALPRARKKNIVKFQGVLSQRILPDDINKFKSSITVEMQSIASNLSLELKTHCEADILAMCESRTMKSIDSLLAEDTLPSVKQICSQIAVRMATERVKNWIQSHITDGSLFFKDMEMEVDKAYKNKSIPTQLEKKVHNAEAASPTDVIIELRSIIWELLENKGKSVTLRSVLQSLDNVYKSLTERADLLLGPEKIIGSMSVDLALFLAAHRTDIFVSEVHAKLIRIWKMECVNFLKKEFILSRILSPRNIMLLATPQNPDVWLPLGKFIKRLLKEEILNVEAFSDQCTMLFRYDWPIDILKHLSICLTNGIEDFKSTNEANEKMKLLLQWIAETCAEMEFTFD, from the exons ATGGCGAATATTTTACTCACAAATGCATTAAGTGGAAGAATAGTCGTGGAAGATATTACAGAATGGTTGACAACTGATGACGTTGag AATTCGAAATGGGATAGTTTCAACAAATCTGGATGCACGCAGTGCGACTTTCTTCTGTACTTTTTAAGTTTTCTACGGCAGCAAACGAAAAG CATACTTCACGGCTCGTATAATGCAAGACAAACTCCGAACAAAGAAATTCAATGCTGTGGTGCAACAAACGACAgatcgcagaaaaaaaatgaaagaccTCATAGAGGTGTTTCATTATTCAATGCCGATGCGAACTCAGACCCCGATTCAATAAATGAGGATCTCCAGAGTATGAGAGGCCATGCGCGCAACGGAGCCTCTGCTGTGTCAGAACAGGAAATGTCGCCGATGACTAACACTgttaaattgaacaaaaaatctcAGTTGCGCGAGTCAGATGTGATTAGTGAAGGGCAGGTCATGTTTACTGTGCATAGGACTGGGGAAAATCAAAGCTTGTCTATTACGACAGGTACAAAAACACCAGATAAAATGAGAGTTGATATAAATTCATCTGACTGTTCTCATATTCCTCAGAAAACAACGACTAGCACACCATTAGTTAAGACTGATCCTCCGAGTaagattaataaaatattcaatggGTTTAGCCAACACGTTTCTAAAGCAGATGTGCTTGGTCTAACTACTGatgcaaattttcaactttgtaGTACCCCGGACATGAAAACATTATCGACTAAAAAACCTGGAAGTTATACTGGTATTTTAGAAAATCTGACTAATTCcaacgaaaattttgatatatcGAATTGTTTGTCGATATCAAAAAATCTCAAAACAACGAACAAGCTAACGAGTTATTCTAGAAATGGAATTAACGATTCTAGTTCATCAAATACGACATCAGTCTTCGGCGATAGTAATAAAGACTGGCATCATTTGAACAGTTTAAATATGTCTCCGGGGTCAAATAATTCGACAGTAAATGAATCTGTTGTGCTTAACAATTTCATGATTGTTAACAATAATTGTGAAACTCCAATCTCGCCTTTATATATCAGTGATGCAACGACACCGCAAAATTCTAAGTTATCGTACAGCAGAAGTGTAGAGCGATATCAATATTCAAAAAGTAgtccacaacatttcaacgataatagTCCTAAGCAAGGTTTTCACCATATCCAAAGGAACTTAAAATCTACACCTAGGCAGAACGCCAGCCTGGGAGATTTTATAAGCATTGATTCACGAGGTTCTAAAAAAAGCAGtttgagaaaaacaaatacaaGAGTACAATCAGGCAAGAGTAGTGATAGTGACGGCTCGGTGACAGATAAACTATCCATAACAGAGGATAGCTTCCCAGAGATAGGAAAGAGTTGTGGAAGAAGGAAGCGAAGAATCAAGCCAACAAAACTAGATACATCAGATGATAAAG GAATTAGAGAGAATAAAACTTTTGGAACGATAAGTAGACCCCAAATAGTAAACCCTCAATTTTTGGAGATACTGCAGGCTGATAAGCCTGACACAACACCATTCGAAATTGAAAGGGATTTGTTGCGATTAGAGAGACAGAAACAGCAAAAAAGCACATCCAATACATCAGCTGAACATGTTATTGACTCATGTATATTGTCAAAAACGCCTAATGTGAAAACTTCAACTGAACCGCTTTTGACTCCAAGCTTACAATACGTTGAGAATCGTCAAGCTTTGGATATATTagtcaaaatttattctagcTTGTTGGATTATAATTTAGTTATAAACCCCATGACggaattgaattttgtgaTATCTTTAATTACTTTGCAACATTCGTTTGCAAATGATAAGTATCGGTCAGTTTCAGATAATCATAGCTTAAAAGAAAGGAGTAATGCAGTGAGATCAATTATTAAAGAAAACTCTCTTGACGAGAGTGATGACTGTCTGATCGATAAGCATGAAAACTCTAAAAAGTGTGCAAACATCGAATTTTTGAATGAAGAACTTGGATGTCGAGTTCTAAATGACGATAATATTTTAACTATGGACGAAAATGTTTCATTGCAACGGGAAATCGAAGTTGATAAAGTATTTGATAAATTAGGAAGGTCTTCACTGGATTGCAAACAAAGTAGTTGTACATACGAAGGTCAGTTGAATGTTTCAAAGGAAAAAATTCCTATTCCAgatgaagaatattttcaaaccatACACAACtgcatatatttttcaacctccTTCTTGAACACCCAAAGAGTGTTGTTAAGTTTGTTAGATAGAACTACATTGAAGTTGCTATGTGAAAATAACAGAATTGCTACATTTTCACCTGATCTACAAGAATACCTTAGCCAGTGCTACagaggaaaattgaatgaatctAGTCGACTCAAGCAACACTTCAATACTTTCAG taCCACTGAAGCAAATGTTAGCTTCCAAATCGATACAGacaatcgtgaaaattttccctcTCTTGTGGGATTTCAAAGCTTCAGAAAACAGCGTGACTTGTTTTATGATGTGCTGAGAATTTGGGAAACCCACCATCTAGCACCAGGGTGGGTGTTTTCTATTGCTCTAGCCGGAAAAATTCGGACACTACTATCTTTGCATAATGATGCAGTAAATTATTGCCACTTTGCAAGACTATTCAAGTCTCAGTTATTGTTATCCTGCATTGGAAATGACTCTAAG GAGGAGCCTGTAAACGATGAAAGCTTCAACTTTCTTAAATCATTGAAACATGTTGACCCAGAGAAATTAACACGATTACGTGAAAGATTAGTCACACCACTTTCATCCAAAGGACCTGTTCCACCTCCGTCATTTCCTGGAGtacaagaattttataaagaTTTTATTCTGCATGCTGCAAATCCTATGTTCTATGCTCATCTCCAAGATTGTTTGGTCCATGAGATAATGGAGCTGAATGATACCCAATTCATGGGAAGTGAAATTGAAGATACAG aAACAATGGTTGACCAGGAGACGAAACAGAATTTCATTACGTGCATTTTGAGTCTAAGACTTCTTGCTAAAGTATTAGGATTCCTAATTTCTTTGCCGTACAGATGTGAGCCACACTCGCCTGTAAGTGTCTTGACTACGCAACTCGAGCTACGAAGTCAA GTTCTCCCGCCTTTAAATCTACAATATTGTCTTCAAACTGCAATAATTAATGGAAAATTAGCTCTCACTGTACCGTGGGTGGTCAAATACTTGGCTTTATTGGATCCCATGTCCTTACGGTTGCCATATTACAAGACAGTGTTGGAAATGTTGTGCTACATTTACTGCGAATCAAAACACGATTCGAGACTTGAAAATCCTTTGTCATTGAAAGTAAAGATTCTGTTGAAATTCAGCATTGGATGGCTTTTCGAACTCTGTAACTTTCCAGAAAGATTATACTTTAATTGCAGAATATCCTCAACTCATAGAAAATTCAAACCAATCAGCAATTTCAGTGCTAAGAATTTACAAAGCACTCTTGCTACAGACATTGAAAGAACAAGCAGTGATCTCAATCAGTCTAGTAACTCTGGCCCTTGCACAGACAGTCTCGATATTATAGATGAAAGGATATTGTACGTGTGTTGCCCATTCTTGGCCGAACTGAAAACGCTGTTGATAGCAGATCATTCTAACTTGAATAACAGTGCCACAATTCGCCATATAACACCTGTTTCACGTGGTTTTGAAAAACCATTCGGTAGTACCAGTACTAAGCAGTTACAG tTGCAATTGGAGGAAGCATTTTTTCATGGTCAACCAATCTCTACACGAAAAACGGTTGATTTTGTGTCTGAACGGGTTGCGTCCAGTTGTGTAAAACACATTTGTAACTCTGCTTTACCAcgggcaagaaaaaaaaatattgtcaagtTTCAGGGTGTCCTTTCTCAACGTATATTACCTGATGATATCAATAAATTCAAG TCTTCTATCACAGTGGAAATGCAGTCAATTGCATCGAATTTGTCATTGGAATTGAAGACACATTGCGAAGCAGACATTTTGGCAATGTGTGAATCTCGTACTATGAAGTCTATTGACTCTCTTTTAGCAGAAGACACATTACCATCTGTGAAACAGATATGTTCTCAAATTGCGGTTAGAATGGCAACAGAGAGGGTTAAAAACTGGATTCAGTCGCACATTACCGATGGATCCTTATTTTTCAAGGATATGGAAATGGAAGTTGACAAAGCTTATAAAAATAAGAGTATTCCTACTCAGTTGGAGAAGAAAGTTCATAATGCTGAGGCAGCATCTCCTACTGATGTGATAATTGAGCTTCGA TCAATAATTTGGGAACTGTTGGAGAATAAGGGAAAGTCTGTGACTTTACGAAGTGTTCTACAATCTTTAGACAATGTATATAAATCTTTAACAGAAAGAGCAGATTTGTTACTTGGtccggaaaaaattattggctCCATGAGTGTTGACTTGGCATTATTCTTAG CTGCACATAGAACGGATATTTTCGTGTCGGAAGTTCACGCTAAGCTAATTCGAATATGGAAAATGGagtgtgtaaattttttgaaaaaagaattcattctGTCTAGAATTCTTAGCCCAAGAAACATTATGCTTCTGGCAACCCCACAAAATCCAGATGTATGGTTGCCCcttggaaaatttataaaaagactgttgaaagaagaaattttaaatgttGAGGCTTTCAGCGATCAATGTACAATGCTGTTCAGATATGATTGGCCAATA GATATATTGAAACATTTATCGATATGCTTGACCAATGGAATTGAAGATTTTAAGTCTACGAACGaggcaaatgaaaaaatgaaactgctTCTTCAATGGATAGCGGAGACTTGTGCTGAGATGGAATTTACATTCGACTGA